TATGGCCGCGAAAATACCCTCGAAGCCTACAAAATGGCGGTTGAAAACAAGATGAAGTTTTTCAGCTACGGCGACGGAATGCTGATTCTTTAGAGTCCGCTTTTTAACGCGCGCTCTGGAATCCAGAACCAGTCGGGTCGGAATTCCAGCTCGTAACAAGCTTCGTAGATGGCCTTGCCCAGTACATAGGGCGAGGCCTCTTCTTTTAATTGCGCAACGGAAATGCCGGATTCACGGCTGTAGCCTTGCAAAAAGGCTTCGGCCGTGACTTGCTCGAATTCCTTGTCGCCGCGGACGGCGCTGGCATAGGCGAAGCTGCGGAGCATGCCGGCTATGTCGGCGGCGGGGGAGCGGAGCCTGCGCCTGTATTCCAGAGTGCGGGTGGGTTCGCCTTCGAAGTCCAGCACGATAAACTTTCCGTCTTTATAAAGCAATTGCCCTAAGTGATAATCCCCGTGAATGCGCTGCGGTTGGAGCGCATGTGTGCCCGCATTGTCACCCCGGACTTGCTGCGACCGGATGCTTTCCACGCGAGCGATTAAGTTCTCTTTCCCATTCGCCTTCAAAAGCCCAATGAGCTTGTCAAAGGGAACTTCTTCGGCCTGCGCGGGCGTGCCTTCTAGATCCTTGAGCGCCTTGTGCATTTGGGCGGTGGTGCGCCCGAGTTCGAATGCGGCGTCTGCAAAAAAGTTCTGGCTGCCGGTTTGCGCTTTCTCATTTGGTGTGCGGACCATCAAATCCCATGCATTCTGGGCGTCGGGAACGTGTTCTTCGAGAATCCCGAGGGTACGTGTTTCGCCGTCTTTTGTGTAGCTGAAATCGCCGTAGAAATC
This genomic window from Fibrobacter sp. UWB5 contains:
- a CDS encoding phosphotransferase is translated as MIEDISRKRWFMGKGRQIRSIEKLDSIPIGGTKVSIIQVLFESGERDYYCVIEDESKIGAVLAEYFGPNFPKETLLHARPLNAEQSNSAFYSKGEFFFKLYRRLQVGEHPEAEIMKHLSQKAAQGLPKIAPDFYGDFSYTKDGETRTLGILEEHVPDAQNAWDLMVRTPNEKAQTGSQNFFADAAFELGRTTAQMHKALKDLEGTPAQAEEVPFDKLIGLLKANGKENLIARVESIRSQQVRGDNAGTHALQPQRIHGDYHLGQLLYKDGKFIVLDFEGEPTRTLEYRRRLRSPAADIAGMLRSFAYASAVRGDKEFEQVTAEAFLQGYSRESGISVAQLKEEASPYVLGKAIYEACYELEFRPDWFWIPERALKSGL